Genomic DNA from Sporosarcina sp. ANT_H38:
CCTGCACGAATTGACGCTAGTTCTCTCGTATATCCACCAATTGCTTTTTCCATACGATCTTTTGCTTGATTCATTACTTCGTTTGCCATTATAAATTCCTCCTGACGACCGTCCCAATTGGTTCACCCAGGACAGCTCTCTTAATATTTCCATTTTCCATAATAGAGAATACTACGAGTGGGATATCATTGTCCATACATAGTGTTGAAGCCGTGGAATCCATTACTTCAAGACCTTGGTTAATGACATCCAAAAACGATAGTTCTAGGTATTTGACTGCATTTACATCTTTTGCTGGATCAGCAGAATAAACACCGTCCACATTATTTTTCGCCATAAGGATGACATCTGCTTCAATTTCAGCTGCACGAAGTGCTGCGGTTGTATCCGTTGAAAAATAAGGATTTCCAGTACCCGCTGCGAAAATGACGACCCGTTTCTTTTCAAGATGGCGGATTGCTTTGCGGCGTATGTATGGTTCCGCTACTTGTCTCATTTCAATTGATGATGAGACGCGGGTTTCAACGCCGATTTTTTCAAGGGAATCTTGTAGTGCAAGAGAATTCATGACTGTAGCAAGCATGCCCATGTAATCCGCTGTCGCACGATCCATCCCCATTTCACTGCCAACCTTACCACGCCAAATATTTCCGCCTCCGACAACAACGGCAACTTCGACATCTAGGTCAACAACTTCTTTTACTTGTAATGCAACTGTTTTTATAACCTCTGGCGAAAGACCGAAACCTTTATTGCCTGCAAGTGCTTCTCCACTTAATTTCAAGACGATACGTTTATATTTTGGGTTACTCATTTGTATCCTCCATCTATTCTTATTTCTTAAGAAAAGCGCAAGCTCCTAGGCGCTTGAGCTAGACACTGTTCAATGTTGAAAAACTTATACTTTCTTAGCTCTTGAAAAATGGAGAACACACGCATGTGTTCCCCATTCGTTAGTCTATAACGGCTCAGTTACCTTTAACTTGGCTCATAACTTCTTCTGCAAAGTTATCTTCAGGTTTTTCGATTCCTTCACCAACTGCATAACGGATAAATTCTTTCAAAGTCCCACCAGTTGACTTCACAAAGTCACCAACTTTTTGGTCAGAATTTTTAACGAATGACTGATCAAGTACACAGATATCTTCGAAGTATTTACCGATACGGCCTTCAACCATTTTCGCTACGATGTTTTCAGGTTTACCTTCGTTTAGTGCTTGTTCAGTAAGGATTTTGCGTTCGTGCTCAATTTCCTCTGCAGAAACCTCGTCACGTGAAACATATTTCGGATTCAATGCTGCAATGTGCATTGCAACGTCTTTTGCTGCATCTGAATCTGTCGACCCCTCAACGATAGTAAGGACACTGATACGTCCCCCCATGTGCAAGTATGGACCGAAAGCGTCGTTATCCGTTTTTGTACGGATTTCATAACGGCGAAGTGTGATTTTCTCACCAATTTTAGCAACAGTGTTTGAAATATGATCCGCTACTGACAATCCGTTTGGCAATATAGAAACTACTGCTTCTTCGACTGTAGCAGGTTTTGTAGCAAGAAGATGTACAGCAAGCTCGCTTACAAGCGTTTGGAAACCTACGTTTTTAGCTACAAAATCAGTTTCTGCGTTCACTTCAAGAATAATTGCTTCGTTACCGTCAACATGAATAAACGTTGTACCGTCTGCAGCAATACGATCCGCTTTCTTAGCAGAACTAGATAGACCTTTTTCACGTAGGAAATCAATTGCCGCTTCCATATCACCATTTGTTTCTGTTAGCGCTTTTTTACAATCCATCATGCCTGTACCTGTTTTTTCCCGTAATTCCTTAACCATTTGAGCTGTAATTTTCATTTTTTCCATTCCTCCTGTTTATGCCATCAATTCCGAAAAAAGACGATAAGGGTATAAGCCGCTTATCGTCTTTTCATCTACTGGATTTACTCTGCAGCTACTGCTTTTTCTTCTTGAGTAACTTCATCTTCTTCGCCTTGTCTTGCTTCAAGCAAAGCATCAGCCATTTTGCTTGTCAATAGACGTACTGCGCGAATTGCATCGTCATTTGCTGGAATGATGTAGTCAATTTCA
This window encodes:
- the pyrH gene encoding UMP kinase — encoded protein: MSNPKYKRIVLKLSGEALAGNKGFGLSPEVIKTVALQVKEVVDLDVEVAVVVGGGNIWRGKVGSEMGMDRATADYMGMLATVMNSLALQDSLEKIGVETRVSSSIEMRQVAEPYIRRKAIRHLEKKRVVIFAAGTGNPYFSTDTTAALRAAEIEADVILMAKNNVDGVYSADPAKDVNAVKYLELSFLDVINQGLEVMDSTASTLCMDNDIPLVVFSIMENGNIKRAVLGEPIGTVVRRNL
- the tsf gene encoding translation elongation factor Ts; this encodes MKITAQMVKELREKTGTGMMDCKKALTETNGDMEAAIDFLREKGLSSSAKKADRIAADGTTFIHVDGNEAIILEVNAETDFVAKNVGFQTLVSELAVHLLATKPATVEEAVVSILPNGLSVADHISNTVAKIGEKITLRRYEIRTKTDNDAFGPYLHMGGRISVLTIVEGSTDSDAAKDVAMHIAALNPKYVSRDEVSAEEIEHERKILTEQALNEGKPENIVAKMVEGRIGKYFEDICVLDQSFVKNSDQKVGDFVKSTGGTLKEFIRYAVGEGIEKPEDNFAEEVMSQVKGN